The following are encoded together in the Diabrotica undecimpunctata isolate CICGRU chromosome 7, icDiaUnde3, whole genome shotgun sequence genome:
- the LOC140445799 gene encoding uncharacterized protein has translation MTAGKLLLIFASLLSVFNVTVLGSICQCNDQYGSIYTSIPLKTQYKNLQDYSVSLSEHSGIGLSEYATQQTSEKGYDRLQLYKSENNKEDSYKKQLQLSLPQYKKVLEVKENNKQSYSQPMYSFQPIHVKYKLEDVFGKTESLQYKKPQEKPNIQYAKYDEGLDFFKIGNKELEDLLKDDKKNDYKVKEDARQYKAEQEEQEKNKYLASSPIYFERKITPKDDNKYQEQDKYIPRKTYGNENEDEGYSDNDDGHKDHHHDKNVYYTFEYAVDDKKTHDIKHQKEERKGDKVEGVYSLVEDGGNVRTVKYVADWKNGFRAEVSNSKKPKIY, from the exons ATGACTGCCGGCAAACTTCTATTG atatttGCATCTCTATTGAGTGTATTCAATGTTACTGTATTAGGCTCAATTTGCCAATGCAATGACCAATATGGATCCATTTATACCTCAATACCACTGAAAACACAATACAAAAATTTACAGGACTATTCCGTCTCATTATCAGAACACTCCGGTATTGGTCTATCAGAGTATGCAACTCAGCAAACTTCCGAGAAAGGATACGACAGGCTTCAACTCTACAAATCTGAAAACAATAAAGAAGATTCTTATAAAAAGCAACTTCAATTAAGTCTGCCACAGTATAAAAAAGTATTAGAAGTCAAAGAGAATAACAAGCAATCATACTCACAACCGATGTACTCGTTTCAACCAATACATGTGAAATACAAGTTGGAAGATGTGTTTGGAAAAACTGAGAGTCTTCAGTATAAAAAACCTCAAGAAAAACCCAATATACAATACGCCAAATATGATGAaggtttagatttttttaaaattggaaACAAAGAACTGGAGGATTTACTGAAGGACGACAAAAAG AATGATTATAAAGTGAAGGAGGATGCAAGACAATACAAGGCTgaacaagaagaacaagaaaaaaataaatacttagcAAGCAGTCCTATTTATTTCGAGAGAAAAATTACCCCTAAAGACGATAACAAGTACCAGGAACAAGATAAATATATTCCAAGGAAAACTTATGGAAACGAAAATGAAGATGAAGGTTATTCAGATAACGATGACGGCCATAAAG ATCATCATCATGATAAAAATGTCTACTACACATTTGAATACGCTGTAGACGATAAAAAGACCCACGACATAAAACatcaaaaagaagaaagaaagggCGACAAAGTAGAAGGAGTGTATTCTTTGGTAGAAGACGGAGGAAACGTTAGAACTGTAAAGTATGTAGCAGACTGGAAAAACGGGTTCCGCGCGGAAGTATCAAATTCAAAGAAACCTAAAATTTATTAG